In Pleurocapsa sp. PCC 7319, the following are encoded in one genomic region:
- a CDS encoding SDR family oxidoreductase, producing the protein MRSEERRPKPEDIPPQKLDYPASQRDMVPQPDSDLSNYSPADKLTGKVAFITGGDSGIGRAIAIAYAMEGAEVAIFYHANDTDAEDTKKMVKEIGNKDCLVIKGDVRNYEDCENALKQVVDRFGKLSILVNNAAYQMTQKKFEDISLEQFRRTMETNVFGYFYMAKAALPYLTEGDVIINTGSIVGKMGKGMLVDYATSKGAVHTFTKSLALNLGDRGIRVNSIVPGPVWTPNIPATMPIEKVDNYDTDGIMKRAAQPEELAPVYVFMASSDSSFVTGALYDVTGGQLSA; encoded by the coding sequence ATGCGTAGCGAAGAACGCCGTCCAAAACCTGAAGATATTCCACCACAGAAACTAGATTATCCCGCATCTCAAAGGGATATGGTTCCCCAACCTGATAGCGATTTATCTAACTATAGTCCTGCTGATAAATTGACTGGTAAAGTTGCTTTCATTACTGGTGGGGATTCCGGTATTGGTCGTGCTATAGCGATCGCCTATGCTATGGAAGGCGCAGAAGTCGCTATTTTCTATCATGCAAATGATACCGATGCCGAAGACACGAAAAAGATGGTCAAGGAAATTGGTAATAAAGACTGTCTAGTTATCAAAGGTGATGTTCGTAATTATGAAGACTGCGAAAATGCCCTCAAGCAAGTAGTTGACCGCTTTGGTAAATTAAGCATTCTGGTTAACAATGCTGCATACCAGATGACCCAAAAAAAGTTTGAGGATATTTCTTTAGAACAATTCCGCCGCACAATGGAAACAAATGTTTTTGGCTATTTCTATATGGCTAAAGCAGCTTTACCTTATTTGACAGAGGGAGATGTAATTATCAACACTGGTAGCATTGTCGGCAAAATGGGGAAAGGAATGTTAGTAGACTATGCTACTTCTAAAGGTGCAGTTCATACCTTTACTAAGTCTTTGGCTCTAAATTTAGGCGATCGTGGTATTCGCGTTAATTCTATTGTCCCAGGTCCCGTTTGGACTCCCAACATTCCCGCAACTATGCCGATTGAAAAAGTTGATAACTACGACACTGATGGCATTATGAAGCGTGCCGCCCAACCTGAAGAACTGGCACCTGTCTATGTATTTATGGCTTCCTCTGACAGTAGCTTTGTTACCGGTGCGCTTTATGACGTGACCGGTGGGCAACTATCTGCTTAG
- a CDS encoding rhodanese-like domain-containing protein, which yields MSEQQPEANVSEQKPEAEVISEAKEKLSEVIPTPPEATPVSSAQALKERLDWGEPALTIIDTRSREAYLKERIRGAMLVSEVGNLAQNREIYIYGDSNEETATAANNLRQEGFENVSQLQGGLAGWKAINGPTEGRVA from the coding sequence ATGTCTGAGCAACAACCAGAGGCTAATGTGTCTGAGCAAAAACCAGAAGCTGAAGTAATCTCCGAAGCCAAAGAAAAACTATCCGAGGTAATTCCTACTCCTCCCGAAGCAACTCCAGTATCTAGCGCACAAGCCTTAAAAGAGCGCTTAGATTGGGGTGAGCCGGCGTTAACAATTATTGATACTCGATCCCGAGAAGCTTATTTAAAAGAGCGCATCAGAGGTGCAATGTTAGTGTCTGAAGTCGGTAATCTTGCTCAAAACCGTGAAATTTATATTTACGGTGATAGTAATGAAGAAACAGCAACAGCAGCAAATAATTTGCGTCAAGAGGGATTTGAAAATGTATCCCAACTTCAAGGGGGTTTAGCTGGATGGAAAGCCATTAATGGTCCTACCGAAGGAAGAGTAGCCTAA
- a CDS encoding DUF6335 family protein codes for MNTDPQKFAQTEPFAEVNDVDKLGKQAGVEMPDDEKLGLKAKLEARDDSRLDLSEPNQNLSE; via the coding sequence ATGAATACAGATCCCCAAAAATTTGCCCAAACTGAACCTTTTGCTGAGGTGAATGATGTCGATAAGTTAGGCAAACAAGCAGGTGTAGAAATGCCTGATGATGAAAAACTAGGATTAAAAGCCAAACTTGAAGCAAGAGATGACAGTCGTTTAGATTTATCAGAACCTAACCAGAACTTATCTGAATAA
- the psaK gene encoding photosystem I reaction center subunit PsaK — MTYLTLLAAAYVPTTVSWSPKVAIVMIVCNIAAIAFGKYTIKNQSAGPGLPSPEFFGGMGLPALLGTTSLGHLIGAGVILGLANAGAL, encoded by the coding sequence TTGACTTATCTAACTTTGCTTGCAGCAGCATATGTACCTACAACTGTATCTTGGAGTCCCAAAGTAGCAATTGTGATGATTGTTTGTAATATTGCGGCGATCGCTTTTGGTAAATACACCATTAAGAACCAGAGTGCTGGACCTGGTTTACCTTCCCCCGAGTTTTTCGGTGGCATGGGGCTTCCTGCTTTGCTAGGTACTACTAGCCTAGGACATCTCATTGGAGCAGGGGTTATTCTGGGATTAGCTAACGCTGGCGCACTTTAA
- the hemJ gene encoding protoporphyrinogen oxidase HemJ, translating into MAYYWFKAFHLIGVVVWFAGLFYLVRLFVYHAEAEQEPEPARSILKKQYELMEKRLYGIITTPGMLVTVAMAIGLISTEPAILKSTWLHIKLTFVVLLLGYHHFCKRIMKKLAAGECNWTGQQFRALNEAPTILLVLIVLLAVFKNNLPLDLTTWLIVALVVSMVASIQLYAKKRRKDKEKLAQMDQNPGFASSVGE; encoded by the coding sequence ATGGCTTATTACTGGTTTAAAGCATTTCACTTAATTGGTGTTGTAGTTTGGTTTGCAGGGTTATTTTACCTGGTGCGATTGTTCGTTTATCACGCGGAAGCTGAGCAAGAGCCAGAACCAGCCCGCAGCATTTTGAAAAAGCAGTACGAATTGATGGAAAAGCGTCTCTATGGCATTATTACTACCCCAGGAATGCTTGTTACCGTAGCCATGGCGATCGGTTTAATTTCTACCGAACCAGCAATTTTAAAGTCAACTTGGTTACATATTAAGTTGACTTTTGTCGTTTTGCTTCTTGGCTATCATCATTTTTGCAAGCGCATCATGAAGAAATTGGCTGCAGGGGAATGTAACTGGACAGGACAACAGTTTAGAGCCTTAAATGAAGCACCTACAATATTACTGGTGTTGATTGTTTTGTTGGCGGTATTTAAAAACAATTTACCTTTAGATTTGACTACTTGGTTAATAGTAGCCTTGGTAGTATCAATGGTTGCCAGTATTCAGCTCTATGCTAAGAAACGTCGTAAAGACAAAGAAAAATTAGCTCAAATGGATCAAAATCCTGGGTTTGCTAGCTCTGTTGGAGAATAA
- the recF gene encoding DNA replication/repair protein RecF codes for MYLKKLHLRSFRNYVDHQVEFTARKTIIVGNNAQGKSNLLEAVELLASLKSHRTTRDRELVLETASAGQIEAVLERAYGTSELSIIFRKQGRRTVAINREPLRRQLDFLGILNAVQFSSLDLDLVRGAPDSRRSWIDSLLIQLEPIYSSILQQYNQVLRQRNALLKKIRVIQQQTPDEPDRFVRNYQSQLKLWNEQLAAAGSRVTRRRARVINRLAPIAQYWHKCISGATEQLEINYLPNVEWTEDDPVKVQQAFLTKIEQRQVAEQYQGKTVVGTHRDEIEFTINRTPARHYGSQGQQRTLVLALKLAELKLIEEVVGEPPLLLLDDVLAELDPNRQQQLLEVIGDRFQTMITTTHIDSFNHEWIKDSQILAVEAGKISEVLLN; via the coding sequence ATGTATTTAAAAAAACTACACTTGCGCTCATTTCGGAACTATGTTGATCACCAGGTAGAGTTTACTGCAAGAAAAACGATCATAGTGGGCAACAATGCACAAGGTAAGTCAAATTTGTTAGAAGCTGTAGAACTACTAGCTAGTCTTAAAAGTCATCGTACTACTCGCGATCGCGAATTAGTTTTAGAAACTGCTAGCGCTGGTCAAATTGAAGCAGTTCTAGAACGTGCCTATGGAACCAGCGAACTAAGTATTATTTTCCGTAAACAGGGAAGACGGACTGTTGCCATAAATAGAGAGCCACTACGCCGTCAATTGGATTTTTTGGGGATACTTAATGCGGTACAGTTTTCCAGCCTTGATTTAGATTTAGTTAGAGGTGCGCCAGATTCCAGACGCAGTTGGATTGATAGCTTGTTAATCCAACTAGAGCCTATATACTCTAGTATTTTGCAGCAGTATAACCAAGTGCTACGTCAGCGTAATGCTTTGCTCAAAAAAATCCGTGTTATTCAACAACAGACACCAGATGAACCGGATCGTTTCGTTCGTAATTATCAATCTCAACTAAAGTTATGGAATGAACAACTAGCCGCAGCTGGTTCCAGGGTTACTCGCAGACGCGCAAGAGTCATTAATAGACTTGCCCCGATCGCACAATATTGGCATAAGTGCATTAGTGGTGCAACTGAACAGTTAGAGATTAATTATCTGCCTAACGTAGAATGGACAGAAGATGATCCAGTAAAAGTACAGCAAGCCTTTCTGACTAAAATTGAACAACGTCAGGTTGCAGAACAATATCAGGGCAAGACAGTTGTGGGAACGCATCGTGATGAAATAGAATTTACCATTAATCGAACTCCCGCTCGGCATTATGGCTCTCAGGGACAACAACGCACCCTAGTATTAGCCTTAAAATTAGCAGAATTGAAGTTGATTGAAGAAGTAGTCGGTGAACCTCCTTTATTACTATTAGACGATGTATTGGCAGAACTAGATCCTAATCGTCAACAGCAACTCTTAGAAGTAATTGGCGATCGCTTTCAAACCATGATTACTACTACCCACATTGATTCCTTCAATCATGAGTGGATTAAAGACTCCCAGATCTTAGCTGTTGAAGCAGGAAAAATCAGTGAGGTTTTACTGAATTAA
- a CDS encoding glycosyltransferase, which produces MKIAIISSSFFPVIDGVTVAIHYRLQRLSELGHQVILFCPDYSVLKNIYPNWQEYTGTILPGITVVNLPSTESIGLDFERDVTSKSYQIVEQKLNEFQPEIIHVDEAERLTTRFLHLPGVKFAKKSEIPCVAFYHTNYLDYFDDYFNLPFGFNILLKTILGWVFSWIYNQYDLTLVASRITQANLRQLGIKNLYLADILGVDLTQYTAAFKNNNYLVERYDLPDLQSKIKLLFLGRLTPDKGWNFGLAALSKLPTEIRQKIAIIIAGDGDMSDRIQQTLAKVTSHVYLLGRIPPEFVPALLINGDILITNSQKETKGLTVMEAAAASLPAIAPRAGGVIDTIQDGTTGFLYEPQNESDFLAKLNLLISNQSLRESMGIQAQQAIQKYSWAQVVDNLVEIWTEQINQKKISSPRINRIRLTSK; this is translated from the coding sequence ATGAAAATAGCCATTATTAGTTCTAGTTTTTTTCCCGTGATTGATGGTGTAACAGTTGCTATCCATTATCGATTGCAAAGGCTTAGTGAATTAGGGCATCAGGTAATTTTATTTTGTCCAGACTATAGTGTACTCAAAAATATTTATCCCAATTGGCAAGAATATACCGGAACAATTCTGCCAGGAATCACGGTAGTCAATTTGCCCAGTACAGAATCAATTGGTTTAGATTTTGAACGAGATGTTACTAGCAAGTCATATCAAATTGTTGAGCAAAAGCTAAACGAGTTTCAGCCCGAGATTATTCATGTTGATGAAGCAGAAAGACTCACAACTAGATTTTTGCATCTGCCTGGAGTCAAGTTTGCGAAGAAAAGCGAAATTCCCTGTGTTGCTTTTTATCATACTAACTATTTGGATTATTTTGATGATTATTTCAACCTGCCTTTTGGCTTCAATATTTTACTGAAAACTATTTTGGGCTGGGTTTTTAGCTGGATTTATAATCAATATGATTTAACCTTAGTAGCTAGCAGAATTACACAAGCAAACCTGAGACAATTAGGGATTAAAAATTTATACTTAGCAGATATTTTGGGAGTTGATCTTACTCAATACACAGCTGCTTTCAAGAACAATAATTATTTAGTTGAACGGTACGATTTACCCGATCTTCAATCTAAGATTAAGCTGCTCTTTTTAGGAAGACTAACCCCAGATAAAGGTTGGAATTTTGGTCTTGCTGCTCTCAGTAAACTACCTACAGAAATTAGACAGAAAATCGCGATTATTATTGCTGGAGATGGCGACATGAGCGATCGCATTCAGCAAACATTAGCTAAAGTAACTTCTCATGTCTATCTTTTAGGTAGAATTCCTCCTGAGTTTGTTCCTGCTTTGTTAATCAACGGGGATATCTTGATTACCAATTCCCAAAAAGAAACCAAAGGATTAACTGTAATGGAGGCAGCAGCAGCAAGTCTACCAGCGATCGCCCCTCGAGCTGGAGGAGTTATAGATACGATTCAAGATGGGACCACAGGCTTTTTATATGAGCCGCAAAACGAATCTGATTTTTTAGCTAAGTTGAATTTATTGATTAGTAATCAAAGTTTACGAGAATCAATGGGTATTCAAGCTCAACAAGCGATACAAAAATATAGTTGGGCACAAGTAGTTGATAATTTAGTTGAGATCTGGACAGAACAAATTAATCAGAAAAAAATTTCATCACCAAGAATTAATCGCATTAGATTAACTAGCAAATAA
- a CDS encoding CRTAC1 family protein, with translation MFNNVTEGSGITYTGSSYGAAWGDFNNDGYPDLWVSNHGFLPNLYQNQGDGSFIDITLNVFDQQLLKGDFHGAAWVDFDNDGDLDLLQLVGGDSGNSSLSDPNIANKFWINQNGTFVERAIDLGLGYIGSRGRSPLWFDYDNDGLLDLLQGAGERPDGEVPATIFRQDDQFEDLRPSLGFDLAPTRFGVLSDLVDDNTPELILIDPSEGISIYDSTEINDITDSILEKNYKAQDFISEDFNGDLLPDLYLTRRGLGNSAFFQPQNNSLNLNFLAQADQKGITFQTEGEVSIDLFTFGYSFEEIDPEEIFIGARGLNPEDLNTALEAENSTITRLQLNLDPEDSRVEGVAPFTPGEDEGLYIGYDPVLAEWEISLSTPDQDLVAAIVESSSEITETKAISFNNDLEPFPDQLLINNGSELIDQTNGSGINSVRTAGVSTVAGDFDNDMDVDIYVVTANAAGNEPNVLYENQGNGTFIAVADLGAAQESILGIGESVATTDYNNDGFLDLFVTNGGFPPILSESAPYQLLENEGNDNHWLTIDLEGVVSNRDGIGAQVYVTAGGITQLRQQSGGMHNRVQNDSRLHFGLGENTLVEEIKIEWSSGIVQTMENITVDQILNITECAESTNFLETSWETIGCVI, from the coding sequence TTGTTTAATAATGTTACTGAAGGCAGTGGAATCACTTATACGGGAAGTTCTTATGGTGCAGCTTGGGGAGACTTTAATAATGACGGTTATCCCGATCTCTGGGTAAGTAATCATGGTTTTTTACCTAATCTTTATCAGAATCAAGGCGATGGCAGTTTTATCGATATCACCTTAAATGTATTTGACCAGCAGCTACTCAAGGGAGATTTTCATGGTGCAGCTTGGGTTGATTTTGATAATGATGGTGACTTGGATTTACTTCAATTAGTAGGTGGAGATTCGGGTAATAGCAGTCTTAGCGATCCGAATATTGCCAATAAGTTTTGGATTAATCAAAACGGAACTTTTGTAGAAAGGGCTATCGATCTGGGTTTAGGTTACATTGGTTCTCGTGGCAGAAGCCCCCTGTGGTTCGATTACGACAATGATGGTTTATTGGACTTGTTACAAGGTGCTGGAGAACGACCCGATGGGGAAGTTCCGGCAACAATCTTTCGTCAGGATGATCAATTTGAAGACCTTCGTCCCAGTTTAGGTTTTGATCTGGCACCAACTCGGTTTGGTGTTTTGTCAGATTTAGTTGATGACAATACGCCAGAATTAATTCTCATTGACCCCTCTGAGGGAATATCAATTTATGACTCTACAGAAATCAACGATATTACTGACTCAATATTAGAAAAAAACTATAAAGCTCAAGATTTTATTTCGGAAGATTTTAACGGGGATTTGTTACCAGATTTATATTTAACCAGAAGAGGTTTAGGCAATTCTGCTTTTTTCCAGCCTCAAAATAATTCTCTAAATCTCAATTTTCTGGCTCAAGCAGACCAGAAAGGCATTACCTTTCAAACTGAGGGGGAGGTTTCTATTGACTTGTTTACATTTGGCTATAGTTTTGAGGAGATTGATCCAGAAGAGATATTTATTGGTGCACGTGGTTTGAATCCAGAGGATCTGAATACTGCTTTAGAAGCTGAAAATAGCACTATTACTAGATTACAGTTGAATCTCGATCCAGAAGATTCGCGAGTGGAGGGAGTTGCCCCTTTTACCCCCGGAGAAGATGAAGGTCTCTATATTGGTTACGATCCAGTTTTGGCTGAATGGGAAATATCTTTATCAACTCCCGATCAAGATTTAGTTGCCGCTATTGTTGAATCTTCAAGTGAAATTACAGAAACTAAAGCGATCTCTTTTAATAATGATCTTGAACCTTTTCCCGATCAATTATTGATTAATAACGGTTCGGAGTTAATCGATCAGACTAACGGCTCAGGAATTAATAGTGTCAGAACTGCAGGAGTCAGTACGGTGGCAGGAGATTTTGATAATGATATGGATGTAGATATTTATGTTGTTACTGCAAATGCTGCGGGCAATGAACCAAACGTCCTCTACGAAAACCAAGGCAATGGAACGTTTATCGCTGTGGCAGATTTAGGAGCAGCTCAGGAAAGCATCTTAGGTATTGGAGAATCTGTTGCTACAACCGATTACAATAATGACGGATTTCTCGATTTATTTGTTACCAATGGTGGTTTTCCTCCTATACTCAGCGAAAGCGCACCTTATCAACTATTGGAAAATGAGGGCAATGATAATCATTGGTTAACAATTGATCTAGAAGGAGTCGTCTCCAACCGAGATGGTATTGGTGCTCAAGTATATGTTACTGCTGGCGGCATTACGCAACTACGACAACAATCCGGGGGGATGCATAATCGAGTGCAAAATGATTCTCGCTTACACTTTGGACTAGGAGAAAATACTTTAGTCGAAGAAATTAAGATTGAATGGTCTAGTGGTATAGTTCAAACCATGGAAAATATAACTGTCGATCAAATTCTCAATATTACCGAATGTGCTGAATCAACTAACTTTCTAGAAACCAGCTGGGAAACGATAGGATGTGTTATCTAA